From Nonlabens sp. Ci31, the proteins below share one genomic window:
- a CDS encoding ABC transporter ATP-binding protein — translation MIQVNDLRKSFGGEEVLKGITATFEKGKTNMIIGASGSGKSVFLKNMLGLFEPDAGEIIYDGEPLHEMEIERKSELRKEMGMLFQHSALFDSMTVEENVMFPLRMFTKMRLHERRERANEILDRVNLVDLNKKMPSEISGGQQKRVALARAVVNNPRFLFCDEPNSGLDPNTATIIDKMVQEITHERKITTVIISHDMNSVMEIGETIIFLKDGKLAWKGTNEEIFRTDNKAVTEFVYSSNLFKKVRIAQNEGF, via the coding sequence AGCAACCTTTGAAAAAGGAAAAACCAATATGATTATAGGAGCCAGTGGTTCTGGTAAATCTGTTTTTCTTAAAAATATGCTCGGCCTTTTTGAACCAGACGCAGGTGAGATTATTTATGATGGCGAGCCGCTTCATGAAATGGAAATAGAACGCAAAAGTGAATTGCGTAAGGAAATGGGTATGCTCTTTCAACACAGTGCCCTTTTTGATTCCATGACCGTAGAGGAGAATGTGATGTTCCCATTGCGCATGTTTACCAAAATGAGGCTTCATGAACGACGGGAAAGAGCAAACGAAATCCTAGATCGAGTAAACCTGGTAGATCTAAATAAGAAAATGCCTAGCGAGATTTCTGGCGGGCAACAAAAACGCGTTGCTCTTGCGAGAGCGGTAGTGAACAACCCTAGATTTCTTTTTTGTGACGAACCCAATTCTGGTCTTGACCCAAATACGGCTACCATAATCGATAAAATGGTCCAAGAAATCACCCATGAACGTAAAATTACTACGGTAATTATCTCTCATGACATGAACTCGGTAATGGAGATAGGAGAAACCATTATATTCCTAAAAGACGGCAAGCTGGCGTGGAAAGGAACCAATGAAGAGATTTTTAGAACTGATAACAAAGCGGTAACAGAATTTGTGTATAGTTCTAATTTGTTTAAAAAAGTACGTATCGCTCAGAATGAAGGCTTTTAA